Sequence from the Bufo bufo chromosome 10, aBufBuf1.1, whole genome shotgun sequence genome:
tcttggcgcctctacgctacAGTCTAatctgctaccaggtgcgggccacttttctcgggaaggtcacccaaattctcttgggtgctcgattacccaggtccggaggacctccgccttgggttcttcagggtattctccttctgcgaggcggtgaaccgggcatctcacagtgtagcagggttctgcttttgagctgtcctatggcttccctgttgcccactcctccgttcggttggagggtgttatgccggcctctgtctcgactaccttatctcgccggctctgtttggcccccgctcggtacagatcactctgatgtggcttctgtcccgccagacttcagaggttgttccttcactgtcctcccctctggggagagcatggttgttcatgtggatggttccggtgttccttttggcctcgtactgtctcccttgttcacactggctgtattagctgtgccgATTTAtcgagtctaccgcgttctgtcctcccgctgagtgcagattgtgtggtccattctaagacaatggtcctgctgtagacttaccttctcggtaacttggggggactacctttcggtccagattatcctttgatctcctacaccgggactgtagaacatggctacatcagcatggactatagcctgtcttgtcctggcatctggcggatgctgggcggacccttttggttcctttccgtctgtccttctgctcccccactcgggtggatatgggacaacgttgctcgggggccgacgggaccagtttgtcaacttctgcccgtgttactggtctgcgcctgatcacatttggttttttgcccgcttgccaggcgactccagcggtTTCGCTACTGcccgctcctggctgtatttcgtccaggatctgtcgtaagacttatgttttttttatctggggttctgtgggaagctgtgcattccccactctgacttttctctccccatggttctgtcttttttccagtccggcctggacctgggactgggattcctttacttgaggtatcagtgtcagcgctgttcttcctcttccagcgttccccggccctctgggcctgtcaagaccttcttactcgaaatggctctttggttcctctgtactgtccttcggtaccgccctgggaactacatactgagttctcggcgctccaatcttgtccttggagccgttacagaagttctctctacctcctgtcctgtacggttgtgtttctgtatcagtcgtgtctctgacgggtgcctgaatggccccctttttgttctgagccttctgtcttttcccaggacagggctgttctacatcccgttccttccttctgaaggtggtgtttgcctttcgcttcaacacttcaccaatttggacgttgtttgggccttgcagtttttacttggagatctccgactcttgtcgacgttcggtttcttgggtttcctggaggtccgcgcttagagttgacggactccagggtggttttcctccgctttatcagattggctattgctgaggttaccgcaccgagggcaggattctgcctttactgtcaccgttcatttcaccagagcggtcggtgcctcctgggccggaggctttgggcttcggccatgcatttgagcaaggcggccacaggtcttccttgcacgctttacagaattctacagggtgcatactctggcttcggcgtatgctgccttggtccgcctgggtctgcaggcggcggttccttgatgccttcgggtgcttcgccttggagctgtggtccctccccttttggactgcttttgaacgtcccaaggtcttctgtgtcccccaaggaaactgggtgagaaaacgagatttttgtataacttaccagtaaaatctctttctcgctctttccttgggggacacagcacccacccattcgttgtttttctctacacggtttccgagtttgtgttacccgttgggtagttggcttgttggttccttgttggactttgccttttctcactgcttggacacgcaactggctgcctttctctccaggctgagggtatagctgtggaggaggggcttaacagctttcacttagtgtcacgcctcctatggagatgagctatacccaaggtcttctgtgtcccccaaggaaagagcgagaaagagattttactggtaagttatacaaaaatctcgtttttctggccataacttttttgcttTTCTGTCAATGTTGCCATATAAGGGCATATGTTGTTTTTCAGTGACACCATTTTGTGGTAGATGCaactttattaacttttattaccttttttggggtgaTAGCTGGGGAAGAAATTCCCATTCACTGTGTGGCATAACTagcgtcttaggcctctttcacacttgcgttgttgggatccggcatgcacttccgttgccggaggtgcctgccggatccggaaaaacgcaagtgtactgaaagcatttgaagacggaacagtcttccaaatgctttcagtgttactatggcacccaggatgctattaaagtcctggttgccatagtaggagcggggagcgggggagcggtatacttacagtccgtgcggctcccggggcgctccagaatgacgtcagagcgccccatgcgcatggatgacgtgatcacatggatcacgtgatccatgcgcttggggcgccctgacgtcactctggagcgcccggggagccgcacggacggtgagtacactgctcccccgctccccactacacttaccatggctgtcaggactttagcgtcccggcagccatggtaaccactctgaaaaagctaaatgtcggctccggcaatgcgccgaaacgacgtttagcttaaggccggatccggatcaatgccttccaatgggcattaattccggatccggccttgcggcaagtgttccggatttttggccggagcaaaaagcgcagcatgctgcggtattttctccggccaacaaacgttccgtaccggaactgaagacatcctgatgcatcctgaacggattactctccattcagaatgcattaggataatcctgatcaggattcttccggcatagagccccgacgacggaactctatgccggaagacaataacgcaggtgtgaaagagcccttactgttATTCTGTGGGTTAGTGCGATTATGGCGATACTGCATATGTATCGTTTTATGCGgggttttttttactacttttacacaataataattTGTCTCGTTATGTCTCTGCATTCCAAGAACCAGAACACTTTAATATTAACGCTGTCGCAGCTGTatgactgctttttttttatgCGGGGGTGAGATGTAGTTTtcattggcaccattttttttttgggggggggtgtacATGGGACTTATTAACATTTCTTTTTTGGGGCAGGAGTGAATAGGAAGAGTTGCAGCAAGGAGGGTGTAATAGGACATGTGTGGGTTTTTTTTGCCGCCTTTACTAAAGAAATACATATTTTAtagtaaaaatattttatttttaactttattcaattttttatttattttttagtcccACTAAGAGACGTCGCTTTTATAATGCACTAGTATACCTTGTATACCAGTGCATTATAGCCTATTTATTGCTTATAGACAGCCATGTCAGATCTATAGGCCTTTGTTAGGCCACCAGCTGCCATGACACCACATTTGCGGGGAGCTGATGGTGACGGGGAGCCCTGTCCCTCTAACTGCCTAGATGCTGCAGGCGCTAACATCTGAGGGAATTAAGCATCTTCATCGGAGTCATCTCCAATACTGGCTGTTACAGTGGGAGCCCAGCTCCAGTCAGTGCCGGGTTCCACCGGTGATCCGGAGCAATGCATCAGCGCGGCCTGTGAGTCCTGTTCACCTCCTGCTGCCCGTGCCAGGATTAATGGTGCGAGCAGCAGGGGCTGAACAGACTAGATAGGCAGTGTGAACACAGCACCCCAGACCAAAGGAAGTCTCATGCGTAGAAATACGCATGAGATTTGAGAGAGTAAAATTGGTGGTATAggtgttattgcgacctctggagTGGGGGGTAACCCAATTCCCCCTTTAGGCCATCAGAAAGACATCTCATTAGGACACTGCACCAAAAAAAAGTCCTGATGAATACACATTGACATAATTAATAGTAATACTGTCTTGAAGTTCAGCCCATCCATCTAATCAGAGTTAGGAACATCCCCAATGCTGCGCCAAGCCAGAGGTCCTAGGCAAATTACAGATGGACACGCAAAAAAATTAGGTGCATGCAAATATACTTTCTGTTGGTGGGATCCACCCCAGTGATTCCAGCCACCCCAGGGTCACCACTCCTGGAGCACTTCTGTACCTCTGAGCTTCAAATTACTATGCCTGGCCACCTAAACATGTTAGGCTCTGGGCGTGCATGGAAATTTTAACTGCATGGTAAGTACCTTACAATAGGGAACTTTGATGATTGTCAAGTTGAACGTACTGATGAGTACATCATGAATATTCTTTTCCAGACAGGACACAACCTGGGTCTATTGTGAAGTCTCTTGTCCCATCTTGGAATACATTGGTTTTCTTTGAGGTTTCTCCAGTTTCTTTCCATCAGGTAGGAAATCCAGGATGTCCTAGCAAAAAGAAATAACCTACACCTTTTTGATCTATCAGTCTTAAAGGGGGTTGATCTGCTCTAATCCGGACAAATCAAACATTTTTCATCTTTTTGGCTTCTCGTCCCTCTCCTAAGGTCTAATTTGATGGTTCTGTTTCATTGATTGATGCAGCTCAGTTGAGACCAGCACAAGCCTCCAGAGGTCTTGATGTACATGTTGTGCTTCATTCCACATTTTTGGCTTGTTCTCGTAGCTGAACATTTTCAGTTTGGGGATGGCTTCTGAATTTTTTTGAGCATGTGCCAAGTTCACCCCCAATGTTTTTGCAGGTTTCCGAAGTCTTATCGGAGGACAAATGTCGTCTGTCAGTCAGTGGATGGTTTCATGGTCCCTCCTTGGAGCGGCCCCCACGGTGTCTGGACCCTGCACCTATTCGCAACCCCCACATCCCACATGATGTAAGATTGGGAAGTTGCTTTGGCGCCAGATTATATCTTtttttatatagtgtgtgtatatatacatatatttttctttattttctacaGCATGAGATCCTCTATGAATGGATAAATCCAGCATACATGTCATTTGAAAATCAATCACAGATTCAAGATGAATTTGAAGACTCATCCGAAATTCTCTTGAAAGATTTTCTCAAGGTTTCCCTTACCATTGTTTGTCCAGGGAAAAAAGTGGAAATACTAATTTTTGCTTTGAGACGTCCAATCTCCTACTATCCAGAAGCTACCTTACCTGGGGCCCGGTGATGTAAAGATAATAGGTGTTTTTTCCTAGCTGCCTTCTCCATGTCCTGACACACTGAGCACCTGCACACAGTGATACCATTGGCCACCCATCTAGCTGCAGATGGTAGCACTCCCTGTGCTATACACTATAGTACCAGCAGAGGGAGTATTGCCCTTCAAATAGCTGACACTGTGCTGTGCAGGTGTTGGGTGGCATGAAGCAACAAGGAGAATCCCTGAAAGATTCACATTTTAAGGCCCCCTGGAAGCATAGAATTTCAGATTTAGGGACAAAACTATATATTCTTGTCTGATTTTCAGGAGGAGAAGTTCAGAGCTGTGTGTGAAGCTTTGGAGACTAGCCACATTGATTGGGAGCTGCTGGGTCCACCCAACAGAAGGTGAAGATATGGATTATTGAAATCTGGTTGTTACTGATTTGTACTTTACTTACATTATCTGTCATTTAGATGCTATAAGAGGGCAAAAGGACAATTACCTGATGCATTATCCTCCTGCATGGACCTCCTGCGATCTGAGGCCTTCTTCCTGTTGCTCTCCAACCTTACTGGTCTCAAACTGCATTTCTTGGCTCCAGACAATGAAGATTCTGATGAAGGTGAAGGTTCCTCTGGACAGAACGCAAGGACCTTATCACAAGGAGATGGGGTGGAACAGACTGGTCCTGCTGCTCATTCAGAAGGTGAGTAGAAGGACTACTTACCTTGCCAGGGCTGCAATGTGATTTAAAACCCATCCTTACAGTTTATCCCATACATCTGCTTTACCCGGCCAAGTTTCCTAGGCAAACAAGCTCCCACACGATATTATGCATAGAGGTGCTGCATGAGGTCAGTTGTAGTccgtcagccccccccccccccacttctactGGCCATACTGGCCACTGCTGGTTCTCTGCTTGATCTAGATGAAAACCAGTCCTAATCATATCTAACCGACATGGGTAAATGGCTTGTTACGTGCATCATGTCTGGGTTGGAAAAGATCTGGATGGgtttatgtgtgtatataatatataacgtATTTCCTTTTCCCTCTTCTTATCTGTATATTTCTCTGTTAAAGGAGACAATGTCCCTACATACACTGGAGAGCTGAGACACTGGGAGCATGGAGACTATACCATGATACATGACGAAGATCCCGAGCGCCAGGGGTTTGCACTAGACCTACTGTTGTTTTTCGGATGTGAAGGTCAGTATTTCACCTACGGTAGTTGCAGTGGTTATGGTATCCCCGGCTCTACACCACAACTTCATTTATTCCTTAAGGGGGAAAAAGTTGCAATCCACCTTGCAGCTATAGGAAATTTTCATTGCACTGATCTCCGATGATAGATTACAGGTCACCAGTCTAGTGCTTGCATGTTGCATCTGCAGAACCGTATTCACACCTCTTTATTTTCTACTCCAGACTGGGAGGCAGAGTATGGAGGATTCACTTCCTACATTGCCAAGGAGGAAGATGAAGAGGTAAATATTACATTAGAAGGAAATTACATGGGGGTTTAAatctggattaaaggggttgtgccaccatcaaatgttattttaaaggggttctcggagactttaaagggaaccggtcatcaactttatgctgacctcactgagggcatcataaaatagtgacagaaatgctgatgtcagcggtgtgtcactcatcagctaaaagtcagtggttgctgagaaccggcatcataatcattgcagcccaggccttgagaagagtccagtctacctgagaagagtcctggttattcctaatctcctgctctctcccgtccatctgatgattggcagttctctcctagagagaaagggagaaaacgaggtagaagacggtcagtcatcagcaggtgggcaggagagcaggacttcatgaataaccaggactcttctcaggtggccgggactcttttccaggcccagtctgcaatgattgtgatgttggttctcggcaaccacttactttttacttataaatgacagaccgctgcaatcaactcgcctgtctctactttatactgccgttagtatgggcagcataaaggtgatgacaggttccctttaacactgatgacctacagtattctctgcataggtcatcattatctgatcggtaggggtctgacacctgggacttccgtcgatcagctgtttaagaaggcactggggttcgcagtagcgccacggttttctgcagcttttcctaggccatgtgattacACATTtataggtcacatggcctagacacagctcagccccattgaagtgaatggtgctgagcgcaataccaagcaccgctatactatgtacggcgctgtgcttggtgagcacggagaaggctgcaacactcacaggagcgccagtgccttctcaaacagctgatcggcggggatcctgaGTGTCAGActgccacagatcagatactgatgacctatccgagtATTGAAGtctcggaaaaaccctttaatataatccTGCTTTAAAAACCAGTTACTTTTGTAACTTACTTTCTGTTCCAAAACAGCACCAGCTATGAgagattctttttttatttcatcaTAATGGCTCCCCCTAGTGTTTAATCTGTATGATAACATGTACGTCCCTCTACTGAggcggtcgcacatgctcagttccatcctccaACTGCCACTATCcagatctactgttagaagctgtgaacgttacagggagagagctgcagcaggaaggacacgctccctgagaTGCCAGTTTGAATTAAATCTAGCCGATCTCCCCCAgagggggagatctctggatttgGTAGAGCAgtatagggctggttctagctttgttagaaagagactgtcatgtgctatataatatcagaatttttattttttacatcaatcatagtaacatagtacataaggccgaaaaaagacatttgtccatccagttcggcctgttatcctgcaagttgatccagaggaaggcaaaaaaccctgtgaggtagaagccaattttctccactttaggggaataaaaaatttcttcccgactccaatcagaataactccctggatcaacgacccctctctagtagctatagcctgtaatattattacgctccagaaacacatccaggcccctcttgaattcctttattgtactcaccatcaccacctcctcaggcagagagctccatagtctcactgctcttaccgtaaagaatcctcttctatgtttgtgtacaaaccttctttcctccaaacgcagaggatgtcccctcgtcacagtcacagtcctggggataaatagatgatgggatagatctctgtactgacccctgatatatttatacatattaattagatctcccctcagtcgtcttttttctaaagtgaataaccctaattttgataatctttcagggtactgtagttgccccattccagttattactttagttgccctcctctgaaccctctccagctctgctatgtctgccttgtttacaggagcccagaactgtacacagtactccatgtgtggtctgaccagtgatttgtaaagtggtaggactatgttcatatcacgggcatctatgccccttttgatgcaacccattatcttattgccttttgcagcagctgcctgacactgttttttgcagcttagtttgctgtttattaaaattcctagatccttttccatgtcagtgttaccgagtgttttaccatttagtatgtacgggtgacttgcatttttccttcccatgtgcataactttacatttg
This genomic interval carries:
- the OGFOD1 gene encoding prolyl 3-hydroxylase OGFOD1: MSGKRRQAGVKDGGSKKGRREVKAELSAALGVRAGREEARRAWEKREAAQCGPVVLDSVPFQHCVIHSFIENSKFLDGLKDELLALRFHEKSNDLYKFQQSEDLKNRREPHISALRDVLFVDFRQWLSEVTGAELETTVDISCAQYTYTDTLLCHDDELEGRRFAFILYLVPEWSEADGGTLDLYSTDDRTQPGSIVKSLVPSWNTLVFFEVSPVSFHQVSEVLSEDKCRLSVSGWFHGPSLERPPRCLDPAPIRNPHIPHDHEILYEWINPAYMSFENQSQIQDEFEDSSEILLKDFLKEEKFRAVCEALETSHIDWELLGPPNRRCYKRAKGQLPDALSSCMDLLRSEAFFLLLSNLTGLKLHFLAPDNEDSDEGEGSSGQNARTLSQGDGVEQTGPAAHSEGDNVPTYTGELRHWEHGDYTMIHDEDPERQGFALDLLLFFGCEDWEAEYGGFTSYIAKEEDEELLTVYPENNCLALVYRDKETMKFVKHLNHKSLERDANRRGFWDFAFVYYE